TCGATGTCGGTGACCTCGATCGTGTCATCCAGATCGACGCACCCGGCACTGTCAGCTCCTTCCTGCAGCGGATGGGCCGCAGCGGTCGGCGCAGCGGCACCCGGCGCAGCTGCCTGTTCCTGGCCACTGGGGAAACCGCGCTGCTGGGCGCCGGTGCCATCTGCAGGCTCTGGTCGCAGGGCTGGGTCGAGACAGCCTACCCGCCGCCGCAGCCCTGGAACGTGCTCGCACAGCAGGCTCTGCTGATGGTGCTGGAACACGGGCAGGTCACGCTGGCCGAACTGCTGGCACGGCTCATCATGAGCTTCCCGGAACTGGAGCCAGCCGGCGTCCGCGCCTGCGTCGGCCACCTCGTCGCGCAAGCCGACCTCGCCAGCCCGGAGCCCGGCCTGATCCAGATCGGACCCAAGACCCAGGCCGCCCACGAGCGCAGCCACTACCGCGATCTCTTGGTCACCTTCACCGGCCCGGATCTGCTCGTCGGCAAGCACGGCACCGCTGAGGTCGGCTACCTCGATCCTGCCGTGCTGGTAGGCAAGCGCGACGAGCCCCTCAAGGTGCTGCTGAGCGGACGCAGCTGGACAGTGCGCGAAGTCGACTGGAAACGCCGTGTGGTGTGGCTGGAGCCAGCAACACTGGGCGGCAAGGCGCGCTGGATGGGCAGCGGCCGCGGCATGAGCGCCGAAGTCGCGACGGCGGTGCGCGAGCTGCTGCTCAGCGGCGAGGCGGGCGTCGCCAAGCTGTCCAAGCGGGCCATCGCGACGCTGGACGACCTGCGCGACACCACGCCCACACAGATCGACCCGCCAGCCGTGCAGGCCCAGGGAGCTGCCAGCTGGCGCTATTGGACCTATGCTGGCTCGGATGCGAACCGGCGCACCCAGCTCGCCTGGCACCACGCGGGTACGAGCAGCTCAGATGGCCTGTCGGTCACCTGGCGTGTCGACCCGAGACCGATCGGCAAGCTGACTGAACAGGACCCTGTGCTCAGCGACGAGGAGATCGCCGAGTTGGCGCAGCCCTTCAAGTTCGCAGAGTTGCTTGAGCCCGGTTGCATCCGGGATCTGGTCGTCGCCCGCCTTGCGTTGGCTTCACATCACGGCGACGGCCTCAACGAGACACTCGGTGATCCAGATAATCCGACCGTCCAAGCCGAGACCGATGCCACCTGAACTGCTACCGGGCCCGCCAGCCAGCTAGAAACGGCAACCATACGGTAACCAAGACAGGTAAGAGAAACCGGGTTAGCCCTCTCGCAACAGCTAACCCCTTGATTTCCCTGGCCTGCCCGGAGGGACTCGAACCCCCGACCTGCTGCTTAGAAGGCAGCTGCTCTATCCAGTTGAGCTACGGGCAGCATGGTGGGCCAAACGTCGGTCATCGGGGCCACCAGCCCTGCGTACCGACTGCTTTGGCAGACGGGCGGGAAGCATAACACCGCGCCGAGGCGCCACGCCGCCGCCCGCTCTGGCGCAGACAGGACGTCGCTGGCCATCTTCTCCGGGGTTCGGGCCAGGCGTCGCGCCGGAAAATGGCATCGACATGGACTCCCTGCCCCCGTCCAGCCCCCTGAAACCCACGCACCGCTCCGGCTGGGCTGCGTGGCTGTTGCCTCAGGACGCCAAGCGCAGGCTGCGCACGGAACAGACCGCCGTCGCGGGGCTGTTCTCGATCGCGTCGATCGGATTCCTCCAGTACGCGGGTTGGGCCGGCTATGCCAGCCAGCTCGCAGTGCAACTGTGGTCGCTGGTGACCCTGGGTGGCAGCGCCGGGTTCTTCCTGGCGATCCGCAGCGGTTGGTCTGAGCGCTTCAAGGATCCCTCGCTGACCATCGCACAGATGGTCTATGCGATCAGCGCCTGTGCGATGGCCTACATGCACACCGGCCCGGTGCGTGGCGCCCTCGTGACGCTGTTGATGGTGGTGATGATGTTCGGCATGTTCGCGCTGTCCACCCGCAGGGTGTTGGCGGTCGGTCTGTTCGCGCTGGCGGTGTTCGCGCTGGCGATGACCGTGTCGGCCTACCGGCAACCGCAGGTCGCACCAGCTGCCGTGGAGTGGGGCCACTTCATCATGCTGGCCTTGGCCATGCCGGCGGTGGCCGTGCTGGCCGAACGCCTGAAGCGGCTGCGGCGGCGGCTGCAGGACCAGAAGCGCGAGCTGCGGCAGGCACTGGACGAGATCCATCAGATGGCCACCCACGACAGCCTGACCGGGTTGGTGAACCGGCGCTGCCTGGATGAACTGCTCAAAAAGGAGATTCGCCGCAGCGCCCGCAGTGGCGCCCGGCTCTGCCTGGCACTGATCGACCTGGACCACTTCAAGCGCATCAATGACCAGCACGGCCACGCCTGCGGTGACGAGGTGCTGCGGGCCTTCGCGCGCGACGTCGGCCAGAAGGTGCGCATCACCGACGCGCTGGGCCGCTGGGGCGGCGAAGAGTTCGTGTTGCTCATGCCGGACGTGGACCTGCCTCGCGCCCGAGCCGGCGCAGAACGCCTGCGCCGCGAGCTGGAGCAGTTGGCCATCGTGCACGGCACAACGACGATCCACGTCACCCTGTCGGCCGGCGTGGTCGAGCTGCAGGATGGCGAGACCGCCGAGGCGCTGGTCAACCGAGCCGACCAGGCACTCTACGAGGCCAAGTCACGCGGCCGCAACACCGTGCTGGCCCGCTGACGCGGCGCACCAGCGCCGCGCCACACGCCCGGCATCGGGCATCGTCAGGCGTGGAAGCAGCCCGGCCCAGACGGACGCGCCAGAGCGGCTGTACCGCCCCGGTGTGCATAGGTAGCGGCAGCCGAGAGCGTCCAGCCCGGCTCGAACATGCGCGGATCGAGCCGCACGCGGCGCCCGCCGTCACGCACCAGGTCACCCTGGCGCCGCATGGCCGACAGCACGCG
The Sphaerotilus microaerophilus DNA segment above includes these coding regions:
- a CDS encoding DEAD/DEAH box helicase; protein product: MSNNARSPEFDLLHPALQHHIVNSLGWSTLRPTQLAAIEPIHTGRHCLLLAPTAGGKTEAAFLPVLSRMLTEGWTGASVLYVCPIKALLNNLEARLTHYAGLVGRRVEVWHGDVSATRKRKVLQDPPDVLLTTPESLEGMLISPRVERDAWFGQLRCVIADELHAFAAGDRGWHLRSVITRIDRYASSPLQRIGLSATVANPVELLDWFAPTGPREVVGSSSVRADADVTIDHVSTLENAAIVISRLHRGEKRLVFCDSRASAEKLGSGLRELGVRTFVSHASLSVAERRHAEQAFAEERDCVIVATSTLELGIDVGDLDRVIQIDAPGTVSSFLQRMGRSGRRSGTRRSCLFLATGETALLGAGAICRLWSQGWVETAYPPPQPWNVLAQQALLMVLEHGQVTLAELLARLIMSFPELEPAGVRACVGHLVAQADLASPEPGLIQIGPKTQAAHERSHYRDLLVTFTGPDLLVGKHGTAEVGYLDPAVLVGKRDEPLKVLLSGRSWTVREVDWKRRVVWLEPATLGGKARWMGSGRGMSAEVATAVRELLLSGEAGVAKLSKRAIATLDDLRDTTPTQIDPPAVQAQGAASWRYWTYAGSDANRRTQLAWHHAGTSSSDGLSVTWRVDPRPIGKLTEQDPVLSDEEIAELAQPFKFAELLEPGCIRDLVVARLALASHHGDGLNETLGDPDNPTVQAETDAT
- a CDS encoding GGDEF domain-containing protein — protein: MDSLPPSSPLKPTHRSGWAAWLLPQDAKRRLRTEQTAVAGLFSIASIGFLQYAGWAGYASQLAVQLWSLVTLGGSAGFFLAIRSGWSERFKDPSLTIAQMVYAISACAMAYMHTGPVRGALVTLLMVVMMFGMFALSTRRVLAVGLFALAVFALAMTVSAYRQPQVAPAAVEWGHFIMLALAMPAVAVLAERLKRLRRRLQDQKRELRQALDEIHQMATHDSLTGLVNRRCLDELLKKEIRRSARSGARLCLALIDLDHFKRINDQHGHACGDEVLRAFARDVGQKVRITDALGRWGGEEFVLLMPDVDLPRARAGAERLRRELEQLAIVHGTTTIHVTLSAGVVELQDGETAEALVNRADQALYEAKSRGRNTVLAR